One Brassica oleracea var. oleracea cultivar TO1000 chromosome C7, BOL, whole genome shotgun sequence genomic window carries:
- the LOC106302653 gene encoding uncharacterized protein LOC106302653 → MSVSTWPDFSHLSISTPELVNVLRQMDQQVKWAQKMKAPDSFRNPGLWCDFHRNHGHKTEDCVALRIEVNELLQKGHLREFLSEKGKNHLNKEVRAKSAGVILTSPPRQDRVIHVISGGSEISGVSHASAKKSTRNTNHGLETTTPKRLLLGTDEISFTSKEQEKILAPHHDALVISLTVANCLVKRILVDNGSSSNIIFETAYQDLGLEESALTRKFLVVDSQSAYNIILGRPWIHDMGAVPSTLHQMVKFPTPWGIRIIKGDQENSRSCYQTTLKGKTKVL, encoded by the coding sequence ATGTCGGTATCCACTTGGCCCGACTTCTCCCATCTCTCGATATCCACACCAGAGCTAGTCAACGTCTTGAGGCAGATGGACCAACAGGTCAAGTGGGCTCAAAAGATGAAGGCACCTGACTCGTTCCGGAACCCTGGCCTCTGGTGTGACTTCCATCGCAACCACGGTCACAAAACTGAAGACTGCGTCGCTCTAAGGATCGAGGTCAATGAACTACTCCAAAAGGGGCATCTCCGAGAATTCCTCTCAGAAAAGGGCAAGAACCATCTAAATAAAGAGGTCCGGGCGAAATCCGCTGGAGTTATACTCACCTCACCACCTCGCCAGGACCGAGTGATCCATGTCATATCCGGAGGTTCAGAGATAAGCGGCGTTAGTCATGCATCTGCCAAGAAAAGCACCCGCAACACCAACCACGGCCTGGAGACGACCACACCAAAGCGCTTGCTCCTAGGTACCGACGAAATAAGCTTCACGTCTAAGGAGCAGGAGAAGATCCTGGCTCCCCACCACGATGCCCTGGTCATCTCGCTCACCGTAGCAAACTGCTTGGTAAAAAGAATACTAGTGGACAATGGTAGCTCCAGCAACATCATCTTCGAGACTGCTTACCAGGACCTAGGGCTGGAGGAGAGCGCCCTGACGCGTAAGTTCCTGGTCGTCGACAGTCAATCAGCATACAACATTATCCTAGGAAGACCCTGGATTCACGACATGGGAGCAGTCCCTTCAACCCTTCATCAAATGGTGAAATTCCCTACACCCTGGGGCATCAGAATAATCAAAGGAGATCAAGAGAATTCTCGATCCTGCTACCAGACCACCTTAAAGGGAAAGACCAAGGTCTTATAG
- the LOC106302654 gene encoding uncharacterized protein LOC106302654: protein MSVELLVQQPGRHHLPMLHPQPEGHTTWFTKSHNGISKSINQMMYSMLKTGYKTYSKVPLDELKLWFRQFAKEFNWPSGDTEIVRKAFHRKAMEIYGNQIYEWKQLWRKGKKPKFINSKVWQDLEGHWGKQETEGQSAGNSQNRLSDRGGLGVYVHNLGACSMSSKEDQLVAANDGDPVDYLDVMRGAYTNKKTGEIQNPLIRDVIDLVESQKKEYLASQPFSDDGSSASTNLSRARVNEMVEEAVPKKKGRLVGLARRASSCPSSSQTSYVDPMIMDELQKKDDRIVALESQNAAEKG, encoded by the exons ATGAGTGTTGAACTATTGGTTCAACAACCCGGTCGACATCATCTCCCAATGCTCCATCCCCAACCCGAGGGACACACTACATG GTTCACCAAGTCGCACAATGGCATTAGCAAGAGCATTAACCAGATGATGTATTCCATGCTGAAGACTGGCTATAAGACCTATAGCAAAGTCCCATTAGATGAACTCAAATTGTGGTTTCGTCAGTTTGCG AAAGAATTTAATTGGCCATCCGGGGATACGGAAATCGTCCGTAAGGCGTTCCACAGAAAGGCCATGGAGATTTACGGGAATCAGATTTATGAGTGGAAACAACTATGGCGTAAGGGCAAGAAACCGAAGTTTATCAACTCGAAGGTTTGGCAAGACTTAGAGGGGCATTGGGGGAAGCAGGAGACTGAAGGGCAATCAGCCGGGAACTCCCAGAACCGCTTGAGCGACCGTGGTGGACTAGGTGTTTATGTCCATAACCTCGGTGCTTGCAGTATGTCCTCTAAGGAGGATCAACTT GTTGCGGCAAATGACGGTGATCCCGTTGATTATCTCGATGTCATGAGGGGTGCGTACACTAACAAGAAGACTGGGGAAATTCAGAATCCCCTTATCAGGGATGTCATAGACTTGGTAGAATCCCAGAAAAAAGAATATCTAGCTTCTCAGCCCTTCTCCGATGACGGTTCTTCGGCTTCAACCAACTTGTCCCGAGCTCGAGTTAACGAAATGGTAGAAGAG GCCGTTCCAAAGAAGAAAGGTCGTTTAGTCGGGTTGGCTCGTCGTGCCTCTTCATGTCCTTCTTCTTCACAAACTTCGTATGTTGATCCGATGATTATGGATGAGCTGCAGAAAAAGGATGATCGGATTGTAGCGTTGGAGTCTCAAAACGCTGCAGAAAAAGGATGA